TCATCAAAGTTTTCCGTGCAACTCATTGAAAGAACTTCCAAGATATCGCTGAAAACTTTACTCTCCATCGCTTCCCTGAAGATGTTCGGCAGCTCTTTGGGGTCGATAGTTTTCAGGAATTTGCACTTTTCCTCTGGGAGTTTCAAGGTTCTCCATACGCTATAAAATTGCACCGACGTCTTGGGAGGGATAAACTCTTTGCTGTTCTTTATTATCTCGTTATTCTCGTTGTTTTTGGTctctttttgtttaatattttccacTATTTTTAGATCATCACTGGTCATACTGATCATTGCAGAATCCACTTTAGGCCAAGCGTTCTGGTTTGGCTCCACTTTACTCTCAGAGTTATTCACTTTCTCTCTGTCTTTTTTAAAAGCGgaagttgtttttttgaaagCCGGATCTCCTGCCCCAAACTCCACATGTTCTTCCTGGAAAGTTACTTGCTTATGCTCCACCACTCTCTTATTAAAAGGTTCCGGTTCCTCCGGTTTATTTAGCAGATCAGTCTCAGTAATTTCAATTCTCAGTAGAGGCGTTTTGGACCTAAGGTGTGCCGGTTTCTTAACGGCTTTCACTGGGGTTATTTCGCATCCAGGATCGGGCCAAGTGGAGACTATCGGAGGGTCAACTTTGGGAATTTTAGGAGCCGTTTGGGTGGTTTTTCTCGTCTCGGTGAACTTCGATACTGGCCGCTGTACATTTTCACTCGCGGAtggctaaaatatttatttaaaaaacctaatatAAAGTGTGTTTCCTCCCTTACCTTTTCCCCCAATTTCTTCCGGACCCTGTCCAGTGCCAACTTTGACTCTTTATTCTTTGGTTCAAACTCCAGGACTTTTTCCAAGTCGGCTGATGCCTCGTCGAGTTTCCCCAGAGCCTCCTTGGCGGCGGCTCGCCTTTGTAAGGCTTTCACGTAAGTCCCGTCAAGCCTTAGGGCTAAAGTGGAGTCTTCGGATGCTGCAATATAACTGAACCAAAGTCAAAATGATATTATCAAAGGCTTTTACCAAAATCACAATTAATTGCAACCTCATGCACCGGCTTTATTGATTTTAGCATCATATGAAAGCTCATAAGTTTCTTcaccaaaaaggtccttacaagtttaTTGGTAAATTCAACTGTCTTGGagttattaagaatttttccATGGATCAACAAAAATCTTGATACAATCAAAGGCATTACAgaaatctaaatatttcgaaaacttaTCCACCGATTTCATTGATTCtggtttcatatgaaagctcataagtttctttaccaaaaaggtccttacaagtttccttgtaaatacaaCTGTCTTGGagttattaagaattttttccaTGGATCAACAAAAATCTTGatacaatcaaaggctttacagaaatctaaatattttgaaaacttatgCACCAATTTCATTGATtctagtttcatatgaaagctcataagtttctttaccaaaaaggtctttacaagtttccttgtaaattcAAATGTCTTGGAGTTATTAAGAAGTTTTTCCATGGATCAACAGAAATCTTGATACAATCATAGGCATtactaaaatctaaatatttcgaaaacttaTGCACCAATTTCATTGATTCTAGTTTTAcatgaaagctgatgagtttcttcaccaaaaatgtACTTACAAGTTTCCTGGTAAATTCAACTGTCTTGGAGTTATTAAGAAGTTTTTCCATGGATCAACAAAAATCTTGATACAATCAAAGGTTTTACAAAAGTCTAAATATTTCaccaacatacttttatttatatatttacctATTTTTCTTCAGGTAGCATAAAGCCCTGTTGGCATAAAACACTGGGTCATATGCATAGCAATTGATTGCTTTAGTGTAAGATTCTATTGCTTTGTCCCACTGTTGGGACTTTACAAATGTGTTTCCCTAAAAGGATTATTCGTTATCGCTTCTTTAAGAGTAAGTAAAAGAAGGAAGTACCTTTTCTTTGTGTACCAAGGCCT
The sequence above is a segment of the Anthonomus grandis grandis chromosome 12, icAntGran1.3, whole genome shotgun sequence genome. Coding sequences within it:
- the LOC126743239 gene encoding RNA polymerase II-associated protein 3; its protein translation is MNPVFLQKQLRDNSKDLQDFCQDLKSWGAEMKRKEDSLKTKEEPIKKPKIIKSASKSEAKPKSKLEKIGSTDYAKWEKFDADLECERLEDDIKDDSELTDEFEESARDEALVHKEKGNTFVKSQQWDKAIESYTKAINCYAYDPVFYANRALCYLKKNSYIAASEDSTLALRLDGTYVKALQRRAAAKEALGKLDEASADLEKVLEFEPKNKESKLALDRVRKKLGEKPSASENVQRPVSKFTETRKTTQTAPKIPKVDPPIVSTWPDPGCEITPVKAVKKPAHLRSKTPLLRIEITETDLLNKPEEPEPFNKRVVEHKQVTFQEEHVEFGAGDPAFKKTTSAFKKDREKVNNSESKVEPNQNAWPKVDSAMISMTSDDLKIVENIKQKETKNNENNEIIKNSKEFIPPKTSVQFYSVWRTLKLPEEKCKFLKTIDPKELPNIFREAMESKVFSDILEVLSMSCTENFDETFEFLKQLTRVKRFSALTMFMESKDKNCLWKLVGHLRESSKVPKEEIDQLVLDYEL